In the Mycolicibacterium thermoresistibile genome, one interval contains:
- a CDS encoding HNH endonuclease signature motif containing protein, which produces MFESPDLGAIRTATDAEVVAAVAGWGRDEAAATARRLAWIAELVRRRCARGEHADWACDDWDGAAAEIAAALGISHGRASGQMQLAQSLVHRLPTVMRLFCDGVIGYRTAAAISSRTALVQDREALRLIDGELAGTASRFGPLSNHKLDQAIDTVVDRHDPGALRRTRTAARARHLDIGAPDDPSGTTSVSGQLLATDAILLDRRLMEMAHGVCDDDPRTISQRRADALGALGAGADRLTCRCGSPDCPAGANPDARATSVVVHVLADDAALDAALECRPDPHLSGSEPSRPITPRTSLAEALTPDPEPEPTQGPASRPSPALLLGGGAIPAPLLAELIAGGATVRTMRDFCDSAPETGYRPSTALREFVRMRDLTCRFPGCDCPADRCDIDHAIAWPAGPTHPSGLRCMCRKHHLLKTFYAGPGGWSDVQSPDGTIVWTSPTGATYTTYPGSRLYHPASLFTTPAYPATPAPEPAPTDLRTLRMPLRQRTRIQDRARRTATERALNAGHVAERSRPPPF; this is translated from the coding sequence ATGTTCGAGAGTCCGGATCTGGGGGCGATCCGCACCGCCACCGACGCCGAGGTCGTGGCGGCGGTCGCCGGCTGGGGTCGTGACGAGGCCGCCGCCACTGCCCGCCGGCTGGCCTGGATCGCCGAGCTGGTCCGGCGACGCTGTGCGCGGGGCGAACACGCCGACTGGGCGTGTGACGACTGGGACGGCGCGGCCGCCGAGATCGCCGCCGCGCTGGGCATCAGCCACGGCCGGGCCTCCGGGCAGATGCAGCTGGCCCAGTCCCTGGTGCACCGGCTGCCCACGGTGATGCGGCTGTTCTGCGACGGGGTCATCGGTTACCGCACCGCCGCGGCGATCAGCTCACGGACGGCGCTGGTCCAGGACCGGGAGGCATTGCGTCTCATCGACGGCGAGCTGGCCGGCACCGCCTCTCGGTTCGGACCACTGTCGAACCACAAACTCGACCAGGCCATCGACACGGTGGTGGATCGTCACGATCCCGGCGCGCTGCGCCGGACCCGCACCGCCGCCCGGGCCCGCCACCTCGACATCGGCGCACCCGACGACCCGAGCGGAACCACCTCGGTGTCGGGACAGCTGCTGGCCACCGATGCCATCCTGCTGGACCGGCGGTTGATGGAGATGGCCCACGGTGTCTGCGACGACGATCCGCGCACCATCTCCCAACGCCGCGCCGATGCCCTCGGCGCGCTGGGCGCCGGCGCCGATCGGCTGACCTGCCGGTGCGGGTCCCCCGACTGCCCCGCCGGCGCGAATCCCGACGCCCGCGCGACCAGCGTGGTCGTCCATGTGCTGGCAGACGATGCCGCTCTCGATGCCGCTCTGGAGTGCCGTCCGGACCCTCACCTCTCCGGCAGCGAGCCCAGCCGCCCGATCACCCCCCGCACCTCGCTGGCCGAGGCGTTGACCCCGGACCCCGAACCCGAACCGACGCAAGGTCCCGCCTCGCGCCCGTCACCGGCTCTGCTCCTCGGTGGCGGCGCCATTCCCGCACCCCTGCTCGCCGAACTGATCGCCGGCGGCGCGACCGTGCGGACGATGCGCGACTTCTGCGACTCCGCACCGGAAACCGGCTACCGGCCGTCCACGGCACTTCGGGAATTCGTCCGGATGCGCGATCTGACCTGCCGCTTCCCCGGCTGCGACTGCCCGGCCGACCGCTGTGACATCGACCATGCGATCGCATGGCCGGCCGGCCCGACCCACCCGAGCGGCCTTCGCTGCATGTGCCGAAAACACCACCTGCTCAAGACCTTCTACGCGGGACCGGGCGGCTGGTCGGATGTGCAGTCCCCGGACGGCACCATCGTGTGGACCTCCCCCACCGGCGCCACCTACACCACCTATCCGGGCAGCCGGCTGTACCACCCCGCATCCCTGTTCACCACCCCGGCCTACCCGGCAACCCCGGCCCCGGAGCCGGCCCCGACCGACCTCCGCACGCTGAGGATGCCCCTTCGACAACGCACCCGCATCCAGGACCGCGCCCGTCGCACGGCCACGGAGCGGGCACTCAACGCCGGCCACGTCGCCGAACGCAGCCGACCGCCCCCGTTCTGA